One Acinetobacter colistiniresistens DNA segment encodes these proteins:
- the folP gene encoding dihydropteroate synthase, translating to MQLMLLAPCQLQCGRFRLDLSQPQVMGILNVTPDSFSDGGQHHQKDQAIQHALRMMADGASIIDIGGESTRPNASPVALAEEIRRVVPVVEALSRYDVILSIDTSQPEVMRAAVQAGAHIWNDVRALTRPLALETAAELDIPVILMHMRGEPTNMNQLDQYRDVTEEVILELQQRLDQAIAVGVKAENIIIDPGFGFAKNAQQNFQLLNEFWKLNRMGYPILSGLSRKRFIGEALNGVPAQERTVGSVMGHLLSIQQGASIVRAHDVKATSDAIKVWKMMQNN from the coding sequence ATGCAGTTGATGCTATTAGCACCGTGTCAGTTACAGTGCGGCCGTTTTAGATTAGATCTCTCACAACCCCAAGTGATGGGGATTTTGAATGTGACACCTGATTCATTTAGTGATGGGGGGCAGCATCATCAAAAAGATCAAGCTATCCAACATGCGTTGCGGATGATGGCAGATGGGGCAAGCATCATTGATATTGGTGGAGAGTCAACCCGTCCGAATGCATCACCTGTTGCTTTAGCAGAAGAAATCCGCCGTGTCGTCCCTGTGGTTGAAGCATTGTCCAGATACGATGTGATCTTGTCGATTGATACCAGTCAGCCAGAGGTGATGCGTGCAGCTGTACAGGCTGGTGCGCATATCTGGAATGATGTCCGTGCCTTAACACGGCCACTGGCGTTGGAAACAGCAGCAGAATTGGATATTCCTGTAATTTTGATGCATATGCGGGGTGAACCCACCAATATGAACCAGTTGGATCAATATCGGGATGTAACTGAAGAGGTGATTTTGGAGTTACAACAACGTCTGGATCAAGCGATTGCTGTTGGTGTTAAAGCTGAAAATATCATTATCGATCCTGGTTTTGGTTTTGCTAAAAATGCACAACAGAATTTTCAGTTACTGAATGAATTCTGGAAATTGAATCGAATGGGCTATCCCATCCTATCTGGGTTATCGCGGAAACGTTTTATTGGTGAAGCATTGAATGGTGTACCTGCGCAAGAACGTACCGTGGGGAGCGTAATGGGACATTTGTTGAGTATTCAACAGGGTGCCAGTATTGTTCGTGCTCATGATGTGAAAGCCACCAGTGATGCCATTAAAGTATGGAAAATGATGCAAAATAACTAA
- a CDS encoding SIMPL domain-containing protein, which produces MEAKTITYRSLWLCALILSLGFIISAAVMGYALKQLNNNKNSIIVKGLAEKPIQADSARWEIKLQTNHTSDTIPQAYQLLDQHMQALQHFFVEHGFKAADMQLGNKSSQPYYEEVNMGEGRINREFKGYLAMQSFVISSRDIKKIEKAARDAYLLDEKGIAIEQKPEYLVSNLEEIKMSLIANATKNAYSRANEFAKVGGAKVGMMRSASQGAFYILPESGSDDDSDYGGAYDKATINKIARVVVTINYAIE; this is translated from the coding sequence ATGGAAGCTAAAACAATTACATATAGAAGTCTATGGCTGTGCGCACTGATTCTAAGTCTTGGTTTTATTATCTCGGCTGCGGTGATGGGTTATGCGCTTAAACAGTTAAATAACAATAAAAACTCAATTATAGTCAAAGGATTAGCTGAAAAACCGATTCAAGCAGACTCGGCGCGCTGGGAAATCAAATTACAAACCAACCACACTTCTGACACGATTCCACAAGCCTATCAGTTACTGGATCAGCATATGCAGGCTTTGCAGCATTTTTTTGTTGAACATGGCTTTAAGGCTGCTGATATGCAATTGGGGAATAAAAGTTCACAGCCGTATTATGAGGAAGTGAATATGGGGGAGGGACGCATCAATCGTGAGTTTAAAGGCTATTTAGCCATGCAGTCTTTTGTGATTAGCAGTCGTGATATCAAGAAAATTGAAAAGGCAGCCCGTGATGCTTATTTGCTTGATGAAAAAGGAATTGCCATTGAACAGAAGCCAGAGTATCTGGTGTCTAATCTTGAAGAAATCAAAATGTCGTTAATTGCCAATGCGACCAAGAATGCCTATAGCCGCGCAAATGAATTTGCCAAGGTCGGTGGAGCCAAAGTCGGGATGATGCGTTCAGCCAGCCAAGGGGCATTCTATATTCTGCCTGAAAGTGGCTCTGACGATGACAGTGATTATGGAGGAGCTTATGACAAGGCCACCATCAACAAAATTGCCCGTGTGGTGGTGACGATCAATTATGCGATTGAATAA
- a CDS encoding vWA domain-containing protein, with amino-acid sequence MHPSTKILTLSLLSCMIMACSLPVKHNDQAMIETTMPVSPAPMTMSNQGLAQTRKMIAPASYIAIMPSMERPRLEQNTEKYQKNEVNPVHRVADQAVSTFSIDVDTGSYTNTRRFLNDGRFPPVDAVRAEEMINYFDYQYPQPNSIHPFSVTTETVDSPWKENAKLIKIGIQAKDLTTKQLPPANLVFLVDVSGSMDSADKLPLVKQTLRLLTEQLRAQDKVTIITYASGEKLVLEPTAGNQKDKILAVINSLQAGGATAGEQAIQLAYKQAEKGFVKNGINRILLATDGDFNVGITDFNTLKGMVAEKRKSGISLTTLGFGTGNYNEQLMEQLADAGDGNYSYIDNKNEAKKVVQRQLSSTLATVAQDVKIQVEFNPATVKEYRLVGYENRMLKQEDFNNDKVDAGDIGAGHNVTALYEIIPVGQQGWLNDSRYQATTKTDAAKKSEYAFVNVRYKLPNQEKSILLNQAVKADSKTLAQANSDTRFAIAVAAYAQQLKGGQYNGAIGWDQIIQLAQQSAQPDPYQMREEFVELAKIAKSLSAKKD; translated from the coding sequence ATGCATCCATCTACAAAAATACTCACACTTAGTTTGCTCAGTTGCATGATCATGGCGTGTAGTCTGCCGGTTAAACACAATGATCAGGCAATGATTGAAACGACAATGCCTGTGTCACCAGCCCCGATGACCATGTCAAATCAGGGCTTGGCTCAGACACGAAAAATGATCGCACCAGCATCTTATATTGCCATTATGCCGAGTATGGAGCGACCACGCTTAGAGCAGAATACTGAAAAGTACCAAAAGAATGAGGTCAATCCTGTTCATCGTGTTGCGGATCAAGCGGTCTCAACATTTAGTATTGATGTCGATACAGGCAGTTATACCAATACCCGTCGTTTTTTAAATGATGGCCGTTTCCCTCCTGTTGATGCGGTCCGTGCAGAGGAGATGATTAATTATTTTGATTATCAATATCCGCAGCCGAATAGCATACATCCATTTTCGGTCACAACGGAAACAGTCGATTCACCATGGAAAGAAAATGCCAAGCTGATCAAAATTGGGATTCAGGCCAAAGATCTCACCACCAAGCAATTACCCCCTGCTAATCTGGTATTTTTAGTGGATGTTTCTGGCAGTATGGACTCAGCAGACAAACTCCCCTTGGTCAAACAAACGTTACGCTTACTCACTGAGCAATTAAGAGCCCAAGACAAGGTTACGATTATTACTTATGCCAGTGGTGAAAAGTTAGTTTTAGAGCCGACTGCGGGTAATCAGAAAGACAAGATTCTCGCAGTGATTAATAGTTTACAAGCGGGCGGAGCAACTGCTGGTGAGCAGGCGATTCAACTGGCCTATAAGCAAGCTGAAAAAGGCTTTGTTAAAAACGGGATTAACCGAATTTTATTAGCGACCGATGGCGACTTTAATGTCGGGATTACCGATTTTAATACTTTAAAGGGGATGGTGGCTGAGAAACGCAAAAGTGGGATTTCGTTAACGACTTTAGGGTTTGGAACAGGAAACTATAATGAACAGTTGATGGAGCAACTGGCAGATGCTGGAGATGGCAATTATAGTTATATCGATAATAAAAATGAAGCGAAAAAAGTAGTACAGCGCCAGCTTTCATCGACTCTCGCCACGGTCGCACAAGATGTTAAAATTCAAGTCGAGTTTAACCCTGCTACAGTGAAAGAATATCGTTTGGTGGGATATGAAAACCGGATGTTGAAACAGGAAGATTTCAATAACGATAAAGTCGATGCTGGTGATATTGGTGCAGGACATAATGTCACCGCACTTTATGAAATCATTCCAGTTGGTCAACAAGGTTGGCTGAATGACTCGCGTTATCAAGCAACAACAAAAACAGATGCAGCGAAAAAGTCTGAATATGCTTTTGTCAATGTGCGCTATAAATTGCCAAATCAGGAAAAAAGTATTTTGCTCAATCAAGCGGTGAAAGCCGACAGCAAAACACTTGCCCAAGCCAATTCGGATACCCGTTTTGCGATTGCAGTGGCTGCTTATGCGCAGCAATTAAAAGGTGGGCAATACAATGGTGCGATCGGCTGGGATCAAATTATTCAGTTGGCACAGCAATCTGCACAACCAGATCCTTATCAAATGCGTGAAGAATTCGTAGAGCTTGCCAAGATTGCTAAAAGCTTAAGTGCGAAAAAAGATTAA
- a CDS encoding DUF5713 family protein — protein sequence MFEDLLLPMFDDEYYPDILVAEVKQHIQQFSKKVSRTDLSETEIYRYAHQTLSEINEMKPQFEDLESSLDDTAADYIAEAMMMVVQDVGYLDIEMEELIANREW from the coding sequence ATGTTTGAAGATTTACTCCTCCCCATGTTTGACGATGAATATTATCCCGATATTCTCGTTGCTGAAGTGAAGCAGCATATTCAACAGTTTTCTAAAAAGGTCAGTCGTACCGATTTATCTGAAACTGAAATCTATCGTTATGCACATCAGACCCTGAGCGAAATTAACGAAATGAAACCTCAGTTTGAAGATTTGGAGTCTAGTTTAGACGATACTGCCGCAGATTATATTGCGGAAGCCATGATGATGGTGGTGCAAGATGTCGGTTATCTCGACATTGAAATGGAAGAATTGATTGCCAATCGAGAGTGGTAA
- a CDS encoding CocE/NonD family hydrolase yields MRSYVLWLCCSLILLLQGCVHATTPPVSMTLKTAELKQRYYQAKTTASDGTVIAFTVYQPQLKSDQTAPLLLHTHGFGLSRMKRPELSLYGFLLPTGQVAKTAWQKGYWVISYDQRGHGDSQGKIRLTDPEKEAQDVITIMNWAEKNLPQLAKNQNGVRTGMIGESYAGGVQYLASAIDRRLQAIVPITTWYDIVDSLAPNGVPKSNWISFLNLIGDWWNWNKFDPALKQAYLDTQQGQLKQSTYNFLNTHQASWFCNHNQAPQADALIIQGFRDVLFPFNEGVKAAQCMQQAQHEVHLIGVQGGHLQPFVQHSPHGSTPFWYIGQSVHCGNQQQYNLQKTILAWFNQKLKDQSPAESLPALCVDQSPVNHFSDLHPISSYDLKKTWIAPTKVQAVFVPIHTAQQPISITGSALLSLNMETTSKYADSTMFISMAIKSKSTGKYTILNDQTAPFNPAKKRSYDQIRLNSASHNEKTQTIELPSVYGQLNQGDTLGLLINSESVYYQRIQQPKIEAWISGQIVLPKFWNKVATK; encoded by the coding sequence ATGCGCTCTTACGTTTTATGGCTTTGCTGTAGTCTAATCTTGCTCTTACAGGGTTGTGTACATGCGACAACACCACCCGTTTCGATGACGCTTAAAACCGCAGAACTCAAACAGCGCTATTACCAAGCCAAAACCACTGCATCCGACGGTACAGTCATTGCGTTTACGGTGTATCAACCACAGTTAAAATCAGATCAAACTGCCCCATTATTGTTACATACCCATGGTTTCGGTTTGTCTCGGATGAAGCGCCCAGAACTCAGTTTATATGGTTTTTTATTACCCACAGGGCAAGTTGCAAAAACAGCGTGGCAGAAGGGCTATTGGGTAATTAGTTATGATCAACGTGGTCATGGCGATAGTCAGGGAAAAATTCGCCTCACCGATCCAGAGAAAGAGGCACAAGATGTCATCACGATAATGAACTGGGCTGAAAAAAATCTACCACAACTGGCCAAAAATCAAAACGGCGTCCGTACTGGTATGATTGGTGAGTCCTATGCGGGTGGTGTGCAGTATCTTGCTTCAGCAATAGATCGACGTTTGCAAGCCATTGTTCCGATTACCACTTGGTATGACATCGTGGATAGCCTTGCACCGAATGGCGTGCCGAAAAGTAACTGGATTAGCTTTCTTAATCTGATTGGAGACTGGTGGAACTGGAATAAATTTGATCCAGCTCTCAAACAAGCCTACTTGGATACCCAACAAGGGCAGTTAAAGCAGTCCACCTATAATTTTCTCAACACCCATCAAGCCAGCTGGTTTTGCAATCATAATCAAGCGCCGCAAGCAGATGCCCTGATTATTCAAGGTTTCAGAGATGTGCTCTTCCCTTTCAATGAAGGAGTTAAAGCAGCGCAATGTATGCAACAAGCGCAGCATGAAGTACATTTGATCGGGGTACAAGGTGGACATTTACAGCCTTTTGTTCAGCATTCACCCCATGGAAGTACCCCATTTTGGTATATTGGCCAATCCGTACATTGTGGAAATCAACAGCAGTACAATCTACAAAAAACGATTTTGGCGTGGTTTAACCAAAAGTTAAAAGATCAATCCCCAGCTGAATCATTACCAGCGTTATGCGTCGATCAAAGTCCCGTCAATCATTTTAGCGATCTTCACCCCATTAGCAGCTATGATTTGAAAAAAACATGGATCGCACCCACAAAAGTCCAAGCTGTCTTTGTACCCATCCATACTGCCCAGCAGCCAATCTCAATCACTGGCTCAGCGCTGCTGAGTTTAAACATGGAAACAACATCGAAATATGCAGACTCGACCATGTTTATCTCCATGGCAATTAAATCAAAGAGCACGGGAAAATATACCATTTTAAATGACCAAACCGCCCCATTTAACCCAGCAAAGAAACGGAGTTATGATCAGATTCGACTAAACTCAGCAAGTCATAATGAAAAAACGCAAACTATCGAATTACCAAGTGTTTATGGACAACTGAATCAGGGAGATACACTAGGCTTGTTGATCAACAGCGAAAGTGTGTATTATCAGAGAATACAACAGCCTAAAATCGAAGCATGGATTTCAGGGCAAATTGTTTTGCCAAAATTCTGGAATAAAGTTGCTACGAAATAG
- a CDS encoding DMT family transporter, translated as MSQLPEKNLISSTQMQPTVALVSPRLATVGQFIAVVLIWSFTPLAAVLTVHEIHWAWGLFFRFSIAIPLALICLFYFRQKLILTPQAFISYSAGAVGLFGSMTFCYMGATRVSSGMISIIYGTAPLWSGLIAVFILKREQFLKRQWYGLTVAILGLSLTLGIGADHIQLDLLGLLYEFIAVLLYVLSMFAVAKVGAEIHPIIQTTGSTLISWFGYLCLLPFFLTEMPTQLPSLQTCLALLYSALFSSVLAMIFYFHLIQKLNPTTVMLITILTPVFATCWGIWLNHEPISSHLVIGLILLCLGLFLYAYRNRPRLQ; from the coding sequence ATGAGCCAGTTACCCGAGAAGAATCTTATTTCCAGCACACAGATGCAACCGACTGTGGCCCTCGTTTCCCCTCGCCTTGCTACAGTCGGTCAATTTATTGCAGTGGTACTCATTTGGTCATTCACACCGTTGGCCGCAGTTTTGACAGTGCATGAAATTCATTGGGCTTGGGGACTGTTTTTTCGCTTCAGTATCGCCATTCCATTGGCATTGATTTGCCTGTTTTATTTTCGACAAAAGCTTATTTTGACACCTCAAGCTTTTATTAGTTATAGCGCGGGTGCAGTGGGTTTATTTGGTTCGATGACCTTTTGTTATATGGGTGCAACCCGTGTTTCCTCAGGCATGATTTCAATTATTTATGGCACGGCACCCCTCTGGTCAGGTCTAATTGCAGTCTTTATTTTAAAACGAGAACAGTTTTTAAAACGTCAATGGTATGGACTAACCGTAGCAATTTTAGGTTTATCCCTGACACTGGGGATTGGTGCTGATCATATTCAACTGGATTTGCTTGGTCTGCTTTATGAGTTCATTGCAGTTTTACTGTATGTGCTTTCAATGTTTGCCGTTGCCAAAGTTGGTGCCGAGATTCATCCCATTATTCAAACCACAGGCTCAACTTTGATTTCATGGTTCGGCTACTTGTGCTTATTACCCTTTTTCCTTACAGAAATGCCGACACAACTTCCCAGTCTGCAGACCTGTCTGGCATTGTTATATAGCGCCTTATTTTCTTCTGTGCTGGCCATGATTTTTTATTTTCATTTAATCCAGAAACTTAATCCAACCACCGTGATGCTGATTACCATTCTGACACCCGTGTTTGCCACCTGTTGGGGGATCTGGCTGAATCATGAGCCTATCAGCTCACATTTGGTCATTGGTTTAATATTGCTGTGCCTCGGCCTATTTCTTTATGCCTATCGCAATCGACCACGCCTACAATAA
- the pnuC gene encoding nicotinamide riboside transporter PnuC has protein sequence MMRSNSERSLLLSALEIFAVIISLIGVTLTIRRNMWCWWFNFLACSLYAYFFFTLKLYGETILQFFFIAMNVYGFYYWLKGKRQEHDIRIEPIAKTTVLAQMALALIFGVLFGLILKHFTDAAVPMLDSQLVAFSLLATYWTSRKHIATWILWIFVNIIYVGMFSYKEVFLTAGLYATFVGLAAYGWWQWTQVKGKQLAS, from the coding sequence ATGATGCGATCAAATTCTGAAAGAAGTTTGCTCTTGTCTGCTTTAGAAATTTTTGCGGTGATCATTAGCCTGATTGGTGTGACCTTAACCATTCGACGAAATATGTGGTGCTGGTGGTTTAATTTTCTCGCTTGTAGCTTATACGCCTATTTTTTCTTTACCCTCAAGTTATATGGTGAAACGATCCTGCAATTTTTCTTTATTGCGATGAATGTGTATGGGTTTTATTACTGGCTCAAAGGTAAACGTCAAGAGCATGATATCCGGATTGAGCCGATTGCCAAGACCACGGTATTGGCACAAATGGCTTTAGCGCTAATTTTTGGTGTGCTGTTTGGTTTGATTCTGAAGCACTTTACTGACGCTGCTGTCCCGATGTTGGATTCACAACTGGTGGCCTTTAGTTTACTTGCAACTTATTGGACGAGCCGTAAGCATATTGCCACATGGATTCTGTGGATTTTTGTCAACATCATCTATGTGGGGATGTTTAGTTACAAAGAAGTTTTCCTGACCGCAGGACTCTACGCTACTTTTGTTGGATTAGCCGCTTATGGCTGGTGGCAATGGACGCAGGTCAAGGGGAAACAGTTAGCCTCTTGA
- a CDS encoding glycerophosphodiester phosphodiesterase → MFKKAALCLCLISLAGCNDDNNNQGNTTQPEYQLPKILVIGHRGASALRPEHTLASYQKAIDDGADFIEPDLVSTKDGVLVARHENEIGGTTNVATLPQFADRKKTKVIDGVTLEGWFTEDFTLKELQQLKARERIPQFRPDNQKYNDLYPIPTLEQIIELAEAHYKKTGKIIGLYIETKHPTYFQQQNLALEDPLLKTLSKYQYSRDIAPIYLQSFEVSNLKYLKNQLDLHKSVKRAQLIQLYDAPETRPADYVAQNNPKTYADLATAQGLKDVSAYANGVGPWKVYVFKDAAMTQTTSFIADAHKVNLKVHPYTFRPENNFLPDTLKCSTDKAKAAERCPTGSLKEMQLYFKAGVDGVFTDDPALGRQAVQNYQATSK, encoded by the coding sequence ATGTTTAAAAAAGCTGCTCTTTGTCTCTGCCTAATCAGTCTTGCAGGTTGTAATGATGACAATAATAATCAAGGCAATACCACTCAACCTGAATACCAACTTCCAAAAATACTAGTGATTGGACACCGTGGTGCAAGTGCTCTTCGCCCTGAACATACGCTTGCGTCTTATCAAAAAGCCATTGATGATGGCGCAGATTTTATTGAACCAGATTTAGTTTCAACCAAGGATGGTGTTTTGGTTGCTCGTCATGAAAATGAAATTGGTGGAACCACTAACGTTGCCACCCTGCCTCAGTTTGCCGACCGTAAGAAAACCAAAGTCATTGATGGCGTGACATTAGAAGGCTGGTTTACCGAAGATTTCACCTTAAAAGAATTACAGCAGCTTAAAGCACGTGAACGTATTCCACAATTTCGACCTGACAATCAAAAATACAATGACCTCTATCCTATTCCAACCCTAGAACAAATTATTGAACTGGCAGAAGCCCACTATAAAAAAACAGGAAAAATCATTGGTCTTTATATTGAAACCAAACATCCAACCTACTTCCAGCAACAGAATTTGGCGCTGGAAGACCCGCTGCTTAAAACACTGTCTAAGTATCAATATAGCCGCGATATTGCGCCAATTTATCTACAATCATTTGAAGTCAGTAATTTAAAATATTTAAAGAACCAACTTGATCTACACAAAAGTGTTAAACGCGCTCAATTGATTCAACTCTATGATGCGCCAGAAACAAGACCAGCAGATTACGTCGCACAAAATAATCCTAAAACCTATGCTGATCTGGCAACGGCACAGGGTCTCAAAGACGTTTCAGCCTACGCCAATGGTGTCGGTCCTTGGAAAGTCTATGTCTTTAAAGATGCGGCAATGACACAAACCACTTCTTTCATTGCCGATGCACATAAAGTCAATTTAAAAGTACATCCATATACTTTCCGTCCTGAAAACAACTTCCTGCCAGATACACTGAAATGTAGTACAGATAAAGCCAAAGCAGCTGAACGTTGCCCTACAGGATCGCTCAAAGAAATGCAACTGTATTTCAAAGCGGGTGTGGATGGTGTCTTTACCGATGACCCTGCTTTAGGTCGCCAAGCGGTACAAAACTATCAAGCGACCTCGAAATAA
- a CDS encoding phosphoethanolamine transferase gives MKASLKNLNILLLILLPALITGGVLIIAGNLSDGLRLGCLSLPGVLLIYLAITRQKGYWYVSTVAWWFIAWLDALLRSSTWFLFNSDNEAYFIIEAIANTNHQEIWEFLQLHLLSIAAVIFALLCVLTLYSLSVFKLVKPIHFKQLWASHFYRGCIILLMVLTVTSYLMKPSRKVHPVIFWSEFQTKIQDFKDRIKQHKDVHQQWDVSARQNLELTQHAAGKQTHVLILSESLTSLNLGVCGYARDTTPELAKRLAEIKVFCNAFSPSPSTINALRVLLTESPAAEHDKYSPESILAYARAAGYKIYWLSNQDDTYLSSLFGSYADKAIYKNTRSGRSSTSLDESLIPDYQQALADPDPKKLIILHLIGAHPNYQERYPAAFNKFSSASNDQVESELKSRKIDPWIRSLRNDYDNAVLYEDSLLAKFLDALQADGAPDFRSFTVVSDHGNEVGHEIDYAGHSPNTKAGYQVPVIMWSDHLQVTGVNKDKILNTAELDNNLMHIMGLKDKSSPQQSYWQDKNYQFTPEINWPYWKQKT, from the coding sequence ATGAAGGCCAGCTTAAAAAACTTAAATATTCTGCTGTTAATTTTGCTACCCGCCCTCATCACAGGTGGGGTACTCATTATCGCAGGTAATTTATCAGATGGTTTGAGGCTCGGCTGTTTATCTTTGCCAGGTGTATTGCTCATTTATTTAGCGATTACTCGCCAAAAGGGATATTGGTATGTGAGCACCGTTGCTTGGTGGTTTATTGCTTGGCTCGATGCCTTGCTGCGTTCGAGTACCTGGTTTTTATTCAATAGTGATAATGAAGCCTATTTTATTATTGAAGCGATTGCCAATACCAACCATCAAGAAATCTGGGAGTTCTTACAGCTACATCTGCTGAGCATTGCTGCTGTAATTTTTGCTTTACTCTGTGTGCTGACACTATATAGTTTATCCGTGTTTAAACTTGTGAAGCCCATCCACTTCAAGCAGCTTTGGGCCAGTCATTTTTATCGTGGCTGCATTATTCTGCTTATGGTACTGACTGTAACCAGCTACCTGATGAAACCTTCACGTAAGGTACATCCTGTAATCTTCTGGTCAGAGTTCCAAACAAAAATACAGGATTTCAAAGACCGTATTAAACAGCATAAAGATGTTCATCAGCAGTGGGATGTCAGTGCTCGTCAGAATCTTGAACTGACCCAACACGCTGCAGGCAAACAGACCCATGTTTTAATTCTTTCAGAAAGTCTCACTAGCTTAAATTTAGGGGTGTGTGGTTATGCAAGAGATACCACGCCGGAACTGGCTAAACGACTGGCTGAAATCAAGGTCTTCTGCAATGCCTTTTCTCCATCCCCCTCAACCATTAACGCCTTGCGAGTCTTGTTGACAGAAAGTCCAGCCGCTGAACATGACAAATATTCACCAGAAAGTATTTTGGCTTATGCACGTGCTGCAGGTTATAAAATCTATTGGCTCAGCAACCAAGATGATACTTATTTATCGTCATTATTTGGTTCCTATGCAGACAAAGCCATTTATAAAAATACCCGTTCCGGCCGAAGTAGTACCTCTTTAGACGAAAGCTTGATTCCAGATTATCAGCAGGCACTTGCTGATCCAGATCCCAAAAAACTAATTATTCTGCATTTGATTGGTGCACATCCAAACTATCAAGAGCGATATCCTGCGGCATTTAATAAATTTAGCAGCGCCAGTAATGATCAGGTGGAGAGTGAACTAAAAAGTCGTAAGATTGATCCATGGATACGTTCGTTACGGAATGATTATGATAATGCCGTTTTATACGAAGACTCGCTACTCGCCAAATTTTTAGATGCATTGCAAGCAGATGGCGCACCAGATTTTAGATCTTTCACGGTTGTGTCGGATCATGGCAATGAAGTCGGACACGAAATTGACTATGCTGGACATAGTCCAAATACCAAAGCAGGTTATCAAGTGCCTGTAATTATGTGGTCCGATCACTTACAGGTCACGGGTGTCAATAAGGACAAAATTTTGAATACTGCTGAACTGGATAATAACCTCATGCATATCATGGGACTAAAAGATAAATCATCTCCTCAGCAATCGTACTGGCAAGATAAAAATTATCAGTTTACCCCAGAGATCAATTGGCCCTATTGGAAACAAAAAACTTAA